ATCAATGCCTGGAAGGAGTGGACTCACTTGCTCAGGTGCTGCGGCGATATTAGTGATTTCAGCTGCGCTGACAAAGGCTGAACAAGCCAAAGCGAGCGATAAAATAAAATGGCGCATAAAAAGTTCCTAGGGTTTCAAGTTGATATCGACTCAGAAGACCTAAGCGCTGGCGAAAATCTTTCACTTCGGTATGATATCGCTCGTAATTGATTTCCATGAAGAGAGAGCACAATGTCTGCAAACATCACTAAGCTTGTGGTTATGCTAGAAATGCAACATGCCATGAATACCAAAGTACACCAACAATGGTTTGAACAAGGGTTTGAATGGTACCGCGCAATTTGGGTTGAGTGTGCAGAAATGCTAGATCACTACGGCTGGAAATGGTGGAAAAAGCAAACGCCAGATACTGAGCAAGTGATTTTAGAGCTAGTGGATATTTTTCATTTTGGCTTGTCTTTACGTATCGACGGCGAAACGTCATTTGAGCAATTAGCGACTCAGTTAGAAGCTGAATTGGCAAAGCCAACTACCGCAGAGGACTTCAAGGAAACCCTTGAAT
This genomic interval from Pseudoalteromonas galatheae contains the following:
- a CDS encoding dUTP diphosphatase, yielding MSANITKLVVMLEMQHAMNTKVHQQWFEQGFEWYRAIWVECAEMLDHYGWKWWKKQTPDTEQVILELVDIFHFGLSLRIDGETSFEQLATQLEAELAKPTTAEDFKETLELLASAAVTKREFDAHAFAGCMQQIGMSIDDLYRGYVGKNTLNFFRQDHGYKDGSYIKVWNGQEDNEHLVEVVKSLDTAHPDFKTHVYDGLKARYPA